One genomic segment of Streptomyces sp. TLI_146 includes these proteins:
- a CDS encoding transcriptional regulator, whose translation MAETARELVERITAELAPAKDANRLVPQIADGSATVHTLAALALEQHHVIASDLRAFAFLADRSARAGNVACAEFFGSLATGETLARERLGVYAAACGLDADDVERYEPLAGCQAYPAYAAWLALNGEPPLVALALTANFAAWGGYCANVAEALRGRYGFSDEACGFFDFFAEPSPDLERQALAAVASGVRSDAETSLARRYGRLLQTYEAMFWNTLADR comes from the coding sequence TGGCGGAGACGGCCCGGGAACTGGTGGAGCGGATCACGGCGGAACTGGCTCCCGCGAAGGACGCCAACCGGCTGGTACCGCAGATCGCCGACGGCTCGGCCACGGTGCACACGCTGGCCGCGCTGGCGCTTGAACAGCACCACGTCATCGCTTCCGACCTGCGCGCCTTCGCCTTCCTCGCCGACCGGTCGGCGAGGGCGGGCAACGTCGCCTGCGCGGAGTTCTTCGGCTCGCTCGCGACCGGCGAGACGCTCGCCCGGGAGCGGCTCGGCGTATACGCGGCGGCCTGCGGCCTCGACGCGGACGACGTGGAGCGGTACGAGCCGCTGGCCGGCTGCCAGGCGTATCCGGCCTATGCGGCGTGGCTGGCACTGAACGGCGAGCCGCCCCTGGTGGCCCTCGCGCTCACCGCCAACTTCGCGGCGTGGGGCGGCTATTGCGCCAACGTGGCCGAAGCGCTGCGCGGCCGCTACGGATTCTCCGACGAGGCGTGCGGCTTCTTCGACTTCTTCGCCGAGCCCTCGCCCGACCTGGAGCGCCAGGCCCTCGCGGCCGTCGCCTCGGGCGTGCGCTCCGATGCGGAGACCTCCCTCGCCCGCCGCTACGGCAGGCTGCTTCAGACGTACGAGGCGATGTTCTGGAACACGCTCGCCGACCGGTGA
- a CDS encoding alpha/beta hydrolase, producing the protein MSTLSTFRNATRWSVAATAGLLVAAALPAGPAHAFAPPGGAARVPDRYLQQRLDWRPCDSGALECAAMAVPRDWRHPGAGPDLTVAVSRHRATGPGAREGVLMMAAGGPGASGLARPAGLAESAPKVAAAYDIVGFDQRGVGAGTRVVCSDQPAVDSFFTSGDLRDRTAPAIRRTFARARAFVRDCERHSGDLLPYLTTDQAVHDMDLYRALLGVDKVAYYGPSYAGFLGAYYATEFPTRVRRMVLDSTVDFSGSWQSFLTGQPLSFQRRFEQDFLPWLAQNDTVYHQGRTPAEAKAGYERLRQALHDRPLELEGTTVTANSLDVAATDAMYNTGRFGGFAAALGVLERPDAAAPAARKALAQRLRHAMGADFFADFFAVTCSDTPWNRDGGHWVRESAEATRAHPLAGARELTFASICASWPRSKAPRVEVTGKGLPPVLMLSSVHDPAAHYEGALRAHRALPTSRLVTVTGGGDHGQYLDGNACVDGLVEGYLLDDRIPAGDTSCPGVSAPGAAVKTTATG; encoded by the coding sequence ATGAGCACGTTGAGCACGTTCCGGAACGCGACCCGGTGGTCAGTCGCCGCCACGGCCGGACTCCTGGTGGCCGCCGCGCTGCCGGCCGGCCCGGCCCACGCCTTCGCACCTCCGGGAGGCGCCGCCCGCGTGCCCGACCGCTATCTCCAGCAGCGGCTCGACTGGCGGCCCTGCGACTCGGGCGCGCTGGAGTGCGCGGCCATGGCGGTCCCGCGCGACTGGCGCCACCCCGGCGCGGGCCCGGACCTCACCGTCGCGGTCTCCCGTCACCGGGCGACCGGCCCCGGGGCGCGCGAGGGCGTCCTGATGATGGCGGCGGGCGGGCCGGGCGCCTCGGGCCTGGCCCGGCCCGCCGGCTTGGCCGAGAGCGCGCCGAAAGTGGCGGCCGCGTACGACATCGTCGGCTTCGACCAGCGCGGCGTCGGCGCCGGCACCCGGGTGGTCTGCTCGGACCAGCCCGCCGTCGACTCCTTCTTCACCAGCGGCGACCTGCGGGACCGCACCGCACCGGCGATCCGGCGGACCTTCGCCCGGGCCCGGGCGTTCGTCCGGGACTGCGAGCGCCACTCCGGCGATCTGCTGCCGTACCTCACCACCGACCAGGCCGTCCACGACATGGACCTGTACCGCGCCCTGCTCGGCGTGGACAAGGTCGCGTACTACGGGCCGTCCTACGCGGGCTTCCTCGGCGCGTACTACGCGACCGAGTTCCCCACCCGGGTGCGGCGGATGGTCCTGGACAGCACCGTCGACTTCAGCGGCTCCTGGCAGTCGTTCCTGACGGGCCAGCCGCTCAGCTTCCAGCGCCGGTTCGAGCAGGACTTCCTGCCCTGGCTGGCCCAGAACGACACCGTCTACCACCAGGGCCGCACCCCGGCCGAGGCGAAGGCGGGTTACGAACGGCTGCGCCAAGCCCTGCACGACCGCCCGCTGGAGCTGGAAGGCACCACCGTCACGGCCAACAGCCTCGACGTCGCCGCGACCGACGCAATGTACAACACCGGGCGCTTCGGAGGGTTCGCCGCCGCGCTCGGCGTTCTGGAGCGCCCCGACGCGGCCGCGCCCGCCGCCCGCAAGGCCCTCGCCCAGCGCCTCCGACACGCCATGGGCGCGGACTTCTTCGCCGACTTCTTCGCGGTGACCTGCTCCGACACCCCGTGGAACCGGGACGGCGGCCACTGGGTCCGCGAGAGCGCCGAGGCGACCCGCGCCCACCCGCTCGCGGGCGCCCGGGAGTTGACGTTCGCCTCGATCTGCGCCTCCTGGCCGCGCTCGAAGGCGCCGCGCGTCGAGGTCACCGGCAAGGGCCTGCCGCCCGTCCTGATGCTCAGCTCCGTGCACGATCCGGCCGCCCACTACGAGGGCGCCCTGCGCGCCCACCGCGCCCTGCCCACCTCCCGCCTGGTGACGGTGACCGGCGGCGGCGACCACGGCCAGTACCTCGACGGCAACGCATGCGTGGACGGGCTCGTCGAGGGCTACCTCCTCGACGACCGGATCCCGGCGGGCGACACGAGCTGCCCCGGGGTCAGTGCCCCCGGGGCAGCGGTAAAGACGACCGCGACAGGTTGA
- a CDS encoding triacylglycerol lipase: MRRRAVSSVVTLAAVAAGLGLVPGPAAAAAPAHTPVVFVHGYNADPGVWGGMRDDFKASGYTDAELFSWGYDTGQSVNEVLSGRFAAYVDQVRARTGAAKVDVVAHSFGSLVTRWYVKFGGGTATVGHWVSLAGPNHGTSTAWACALWSQACRDMTPGSYVQKQLAEGDETPGAVQYATWWSNCDEVINPDSSVPLTGAANNPAGCLKHNDLLGDDAVSQGVRAFLTR; the protein is encoded by the coding sequence ATGCGCCGTAGAGCAGTGTCTTCGGTGGTGACGCTGGCGGCCGTCGCCGCCGGGCTGGGGCTCGTCCCCGGACCGGCGGCAGCGGCCGCCCCCGCCCACACCCCGGTCGTCTTCGTGCACGGCTACAACGCCGACCCCGGGGTCTGGGGCGGAATGCGCGACGACTTCAAGGCGTCCGGGTACACCGACGCCGAGTTGTTCTCCTGGGGCTACGACACCGGCCAGTCGGTCAACGAGGTGCTGTCCGGCCGGTTCGCCGCATACGTGGACCAGGTCCGCGCGCGGACCGGCGCTGCCAAGGTGGACGTCGTGGCCCACTCCTTCGGGAGCCTGGTGACGCGCTGGTACGTCAAGTTCGGCGGCGGCACCGCCACCGTCGGCCACTGGGTCTCGCTCGCCGGACCCAACCACGGCACGTCCACCGCTTGGGCCTGCGCGCTGTGGTCCCAGGCCTGCCGCGACATGACGCCGGGCTCGTACGTGCAGAAGCAGCTGGCCGAGGGCGACGAGACGCCCGGCGCCGTCCAGTACGCCACCTGGTGGTCGAACTGCGACGAGGTCATCAACCCGGACAGCAGCGTGCCGCTGACCGGCGCGGCCAACAACCCGGCGGGCTGCCTCAAGCACAACGACCTGCTCGGCGACGACGCCGTCTCGCAGGGCGTGCGCGCCTTCCTGACCCGCTGA
- a CDS encoding histidine phosphatase family protein: protein MGELILIRHGETAWTLTGQHTSHTDLPLTEHGEAQARAVAPLLAGHRIGLTLVSPTARARRTAELAGLTAPRVRPDLSEWDYGGYEGVTTPEIQRERPDWNLWTDGVAAGPAAHPGESAEQVGERADRVLAEARAALVESGNSGTDVALVAHSHFLRVLTARYLGLPASAGALFLLGTGAVSRLGTEHGRPVITAWNTTLAQSVPVPVG, encoded by the coding sequence ATGGGCGAGTTGATCCTGATACGGCACGGCGAGACGGCGTGGACCCTCACCGGGCAGCACACCAGCCACACCGACCTGCCGCTCACCGAGCACGGCGAGGCCCAGGCCCGCGCGGTGGCGCCGCTGCTCGCCGGGCACCGGATCGGGCTCACCCTGGTCAGCCCGACGGCCCGCGCCCGGCGCACCGCCGAACTCGCCGGACTCACCGCCCCGCGGGTGCGGCCCGATCTGAGCGAGTGGGACTACGGCGGGTACGAGGGCGTCACCACCCCCGAGATCCAGCGCGAGCGCCCCGACTGGAACCTGTGGACGGACGGGGTGGCCGCCGGGCCCGCCGCGCACCCCGGCGAGAGCGCCGAGCAGGTCGGCGAGCGGGCCGACCGGGTGCTCGCGGAGGCGCGGGCCGCGCTCGTCGAGTCCGGCAATTCCGGCACCGATGTCGCCCTCGTCGCCCACTCGCACTTCCTGCGTGTCCTGACGGCCCGCTATCTGGGGCTGCCCGCCTCGGCCGGGGCCCTGTTCCTGCTCGGCACCGGGGCCGTGTCACGGCTGGGTACGGAACACGGCCGACCCGTGATCACGGCGTGGAACACGACCCTTGCGCAGAGCGTGCCCGTGCCCGTGGGATGA
- a CDS encoding RimK family alpha-L-glutamate ligase, producing the protein MRIGLITPEPGHPLLAATTALLAREHVVEPVDPASAPPARVADVYLLKSRTPRALALARELELRGAAVLNSASATALCQDRTAMAELAGAAGLPFAATRTFAALAPLPDDPDLMYPLVVKSRHSRRHDLVARADDAAGLRALAEEWAREPVVVQEFTANSGWDQKLWVIGDRVFAALRRSELAPGGRGPTHSLALDDLPPGRAELALRVGEVFALDVYGVDLIDADGGPLIVDVNAFPGIRGQRGAPEALAELALGAGGGRLIPRARARSAQGSCSTP; encoded by the coding sequence ATGAGGATCGGGCTGATCACCCCGGAGCCCGGCCATCCGCTGCTCGCCGCCACCACGGCGCTGCTCGCCCGCGAGCACGTGGTGGAGCCGGTGGACCCGGCTTCGGCGCCCCCGGCCCGCGTCGCGGACGTCTACCTGCTCAAGTCCCGTACCCCGCGCGCCCTCGCGCTCGCCCGGGAGCTGGAGCTGCGGGGCGCGGCGGTGCTGAACTCCGCGTCCGCGACCGCCCTCTGCCAGGACCGCACGGCGATGGCGGAGCTGGCCGGCGCGGCCGGCCTGCCGTTCGCGGCCACCCGCACCTTCGCCGCGCTCGCCCCGCTGCCGGACGACCCGGACCTCATGTATCCGCTGGTGGTGAAGAGCCGCCACAGCCGCCGCCACGACCTGGTCGCCCGCGCCGACGACGCGGCGGGGCTGCGGGCATTGGCCGAGGAGTGGGCGCGGGAGCCGGTGGTGGTGCAGGAGTTCACCGCCAACAGCGGCTGGGACCAGAAGCTGTGGGTGATCGGCGACCGGGTCTTCGCCGCCCTGCGCCGCTCCGAGCTCGCGCCCGGCGGCCGCGGCCCCACCCACTCGCTCGCGCTCGACGACCTGCCGCCCGGCCGGGCCGAGCTGGCGCTCCGGGTGGGGGAGGTCTTCGCCCTGGACGTGTACGGGGTGGACCTCATCGACGCGGACGGCGGCCCGCTCATCGTGGACGTCAACGCCTTTCCCGGGATACGGGGTCAGCGCGGCGCCCCCGAGGCGCTCGCGGAACTCGCCCTGGGGGCGGGCGGTGGCCGCCTCATCCCACGGGCACGGGCACGCTCTGCGCAAGGGTCGTGTTCCACGCCGTGA
- a CDS encoding RimK family alpha-L-glutamate ligase — MRLCFLVEEHYRHDGMPVEVISQLVAWGHRVDVLRPGGSLLRMSEAVNAGSHDAWVLKTVSGGPGLMLLEAAAAVGLTTINDARAIRGVRDKALAAAIGRSRGLPMPTTYAAAVPELLAEIPESEFPLVVKPADGSAGRGVCLVPSPDRLAAMTGQLAGQGMLVAQPYVPNSGVDLKVYCVGGELYATERCSPLHPDHAVRERQVALPAEVAATVAQVGAVYGLDLYGVDVLLGPDGPVVVDVNDFPSFRQVPQAAARVARAVLELARTGRGSGPDVFPAALVPEQQPGAAV, encoded by the coding sequence ATGAGGCTCTGCTTTCTGGTGGAGGAGCACTACCGCCACGACGGCATGCCGGTGGAGGTGATCAGCCAACTCGTCGCCTGGGGTCATCGGGTGGACGTGTTGCGCCCCGGCGGTTCCCTGCTGCGGATGTCCGAGGCGGTCAACGCGGGCAGCCATGACGCGTGGGTGCTCAAGACGGTGTCCGGCGGCCCGGGCCTCATGCTCCTGGAGGCCGCCGCCGCGGTCGGTCTGACCACCATCAACGACGCCCGGGCGATACGGGGCGTACGGGACAAGGCGCTCGCGGCGGCCATCGGCCGCAGCCGGGGTCTGCCGATGCCTACGACGTACGCGGCGGCCGTCCCCGAGCTGCTCGCGGAGATACCCGAGTCGGAGTTCCCGCTGGTGGTCAAGCCCGCCGACGGCAGCGCCGGACGCGGAGTGTGCCTGGTGCCCTCGCCGGACCGGCTCGCCGCGATGACGGGGCAACTGGCCGGTCAGGGCATGCTGGTGGCCCAGCCGTACGTGCCCAACTCGGGTGTGGACCTCAAGGTGTACTGCGTGGGCGGCGAGCTGTACGCCACCGAGCGGTGCTCCCCGCTCCACCCCGACCACGCCGTGCGCGAGCGGCAGGTGGCGCTGCCCGCCGAGGTGGCCGCGACCGTCGCGCAGGTCGGCGCGGTCTACGGCCTGGACCTGTACGGCGTGGACGTGCTGCTCGGCCCCGACGGGCCGGTGGTGGTCGACGTGAACGACTTCCCGAGCTTCCGTCAGGTCCCCCAGGCCGCGGCCCGGGTGGCACGCGCGGTGCTGGAACTGGCCCGCACGGGCCGGGGGAGCGGGCCGGACGTGTTCCCGGCCGCGCTCGTCCCGGAACAGCAGCCGGGGGCGGCGGTATGA
- a CDS encoding MFS transporter, with amino-acid sequence MPTARLARTAAPTATAPAALPLGGLLTLAATAFTAALTELLPAGLLPDMGGGLGVSQGRVGFLVTLYAAASFLSAIPLTALLRGLPRRTVLIGALTGLALADAVTALSSSYVLTCAARLLAGAMGGTLWAMLAGYGARMVPAERRGRAIAIVLAGITVALSLGVPLGTALAGTVGWRAGFAALALLAALLILSALRYVPDFPGEPSAGRTPLRRIAALPGLRSILSVTLLLLLGHQAMYTFLVPFAEHAGFGRAGLVLFVFGAATVGGIWLAGVLADRRLRAALLCALALIALVMAALGALGRVPAVLVVAVALWGAAFGGAPTLIQTALVDVSGPEHADVATSLQATVYNVGIAAGSLTGGVVLENAGAGALPWTALPLVIGAVLMVWTARTCGFPVRRRVR; translated from the coding sequence ATGCCGACCGCACGACTGGCGCGCACCGCCGCGCCGACCGCCACCGCACCCGCCGCACTGCCGCTGGGCGGCCTGCTCACGCTGGCCGCGACGGCCTTCACCGCCGCGCTGACCGAGCTCCTGCCCGCCGGGCTCCTCCCGGACATGGGCGGCGGACTCGGTGTGTCGCAGGGCCGGGTGGGATTCCTGGTGACGCTGTACGCGGCGGCCTCTTTCCTCTCCGCGATACCGCTCACCGCGCTGCTGCGCGGGCTGCCCCGGCGTACGGTCCTCATCGGCGCGCTCACCGGCCTCGCGCTCGCCGACGCCGTCACCGCGCTCTCCTCCTCCTACGTCCTGACGTGTGCGGCCCGGCTGCTCGCCGGGGCGATGGGCGGCACCCTCTGGGCGATGCTCGCGGGCTACGGGGCCCGGATGGTGCCCGCCGAACGCCGGGGCCGCGCCATCGCGATCGTGCTCGCGGGCATCACCGTCGCGCTCTCGCTCGGTGTGCCGCTGGGCACCGCGCTCGCGGGCACGGTGGGCTGGCGCGCGGGTTTCGCGGCGCTCGCCCTCCTCGCCGCGCTCCTGATCCTGAGCGCGCTGCGGTACGTGCCCGACTTCCCCGGCGAGCCGAGCGCCGGGCGGACCCCGTTGCGGCGCATCGCGGCCCTGCCGGGCCTGCGGAGCATCCTGTCCGTCACCCTGCTGCTGCTCCTCGGCCACCAGGCGATGTACACCTTCCTGGTGCCGTTCGCCGAGCACGCCGGGTTCGGGCGCGCGGGCCTGGTCCTCTTCGTCTTCGGGGCCGCGACCGTCGGCGGCATCTGGCTCGCGGGCGTGCTCGCGGACCGCAGACTACGGGCCGCGCTCCTGTGCGCCCTGGCTCTGATCGCCCTCGTGATGGCGGCGCTTGGCGCCCTGGGGCGGGTGCCCGCCGTCCTGGTGGTCGCGGTCGCGCTGTGGGGCGCGGCCTTCGGCGGGGCGCCGACGCTGATCCAGACGGCCCTGGTCGACGTCTCGGGCCCGGAGCACGCGGACGTGGCCACCTCGCTCCAGGCGACCGTCTACAACGTGGGGATCGCCGCCGGATCGCTCACCGGGGGCGTGGTTCTGGAGAACGCGGGCGCCGGGGCGCTGCCCTGGACGGCCCTGCCGCTCGTCATCGGTGCCGTACTGATGGTTTGGACCGCACGCACCTGTGGTTTCCCTGTTCGGCGGCGGGTGCGCTGA
- a CDS encoding PP2C family protein-serine/threonine phosphatase encodes MPSHLFADRPSPQPPERETVDALITQTRRLRGGVDAVRRDALVDDDDAHGRWQRALCDLAVHHLDDLGTHLDQLKEGLPEPVAEEPGEEEAPAGYEPDPMPGSLLSRVGSAEWNLLTDAVDWSDELFQIFGRAPESGAMSLDELPSMVFADDQALLTAMVTDCLVDGKPIDGEFRIVRTDGRVRTLHMMGEPVLDADGCTASMWAVLRDVSELRRSQRAVRESRDSLRRERHIAQTEHRLAVELQEAVLPPWRGSLRLPQGNPAALDVAAHYLPSGTSALIGGDWYDALELPDGRSLLTVGDLTGHGVTATGAMAMLLGALRGMAVAGIRPGDLMGHLNQLLDHSVQPALGSAVCCQYDPATRVLSWAQAGHPAPLLFRGGTGCALTPPDGVLLGATSGAGYGQAEVQLRPGDLLVLHTDGLTRRGTSDEPGCRRLLGLAARLETVRTAQDGVRTVVEEFGETNREDDACVLVARIGS; translated from the coding sequence ATGCCGTCCCATCTGTTCGCGGACCGTCCCAGCCCGCAACCGCCGGAGCGGGAGACGGTCGACGCGCTGATCACACAGACCCGTCGGCTGCGCGGCGGAGTGGACGCCGTACGGCGCGACGCGCTCGTGGACGACGACGACGCGCACGGCCGCTGGCAGCGCGCCCTGTGCGATCTGGCGGTCCATCACCTCGACGACCTCGGCACGCACTTGGACCAGCTCAAGGAGGGCCTGCCCGAGCCCGTCGCGGAGGAGCCCGGCGAAGAGGAGGCACCGGCGGGGTACGAGCCCGACCCGATGCCCGGGTCGCTGCTCAGCCGGGTCGGCAGCGCCGAGTGGAACCTGCTCACGGACGCGGTGGACTGGTCCGACGAGCTCTTCCAGATATTCGGACGGGCGCCCGAGAGCGGAGCGATGTCGCTCGACGAACTGCCGTCGATGGTGTTCGCCGACGACCAGGCCCTGCTCACGGCCATGGTGACGGACTGTCTGGTCGACGGGAAGCCGATCGACGGCGAGTTCCGGATCGTCCGGACCGACGGGCGCGTGCGGACGCTGCACATGATGGGCGAGCCGGTGCTCGACGCCGACGGCTGCACCGCGTCGATGTGGGCCGTGCTGCGCGACGTCAGCGAGCTGCGCCGCAGCCAGCGCGCCGTGCGGGAGTCGCGCGACTCGCTGCGGCGCGAGCGGCACATCGCCCAGACCGAACACCGGCTCGCGGTCGAGCTCCAGGAGGCCGTGCTGCCGCCGTGGCGCGGCTCGCTGCGACTGCCCCAGGGCAACCCGGCGGCGCTCGACGTGGCGGCGCACTATCTGCCGTCGGGCACCAGCGCGCTCATCGGCGGCGACTGGTACGACGCGCTCGAACTGCCCGACGGCAGGTCTTTACTGACCGTCGGGGACCTCACCGGCCACGGCGTCACCGCCACCGGTGCCATGGCCATGCTGCTCGGCGCGCTGCGCGGCATGGCCGTCGCCGGCATCCGCCCCGGCGACCTGATGGGCCACCTCAACCAGCTGCTCGACCACTCGGTCCAGCCCGCGCTCGGCAGCGCGGTCTGCTGCCAGTACGACCCGGCCACCCGCGTCCTCTCCTGGGCGCAAGCGGGACACCCCGCCCCGCTGCTGTTCCGCGGCGGGACGGGGTGCGCCCTGACGCCGCCGGACGGGGTGCTGCTCGGAGCGACGTCAGGAGCCGGGTACGGACAGGCCGAGGTACAGCTGAGGCCCGGCGATCTGCTGGTCCTGCACACCGACGGGCTGACCCGGCGGGGCACCTCGGACGAGCCGGGGTGCCGCAGGCTGCTCGGGCTCGCCGCCCGCCTCGAAACGGTCCGTACGGCGCAGGACGGCGTACGGACGGTGGTCGAGGAGTTCGGCGAGACGAACCGCGAGGACGACGCGTGCGTGCTGGTCGCCCGGATCGGTTCGTGA
- a CDS encoding aminoglycoside phosphotransferase family protein, translating into MYTASSSVSAPPRPHRHLVTGGGPYLDPSHAAPAALGAGRAARRPGAGVQPLSGRIDLSGPQGAQLRMAIASVHRICPEFNPVQVLRRSGRSVLLVGSTGRATAVAKCLLDHSPVWAERFRHEIAVYRAFVRHRPPVRVPRLIAADPDNCTLVIERMPGRAAALSRHPVEAPPRADVRAALGAIGRVNAWRPPAEMFTRPLEYAPRIARYHELGLFTDRDLSDLQKLLHGLAHSGRPVAWQFSHGEALLTNILLSPAGPVLVDWEHAGWYLPGYDLATLWAVLGDAPVARRQISQAAQASGPAARDAFLVNLMLVLTREIRTYETAVQRTMRESAPSGAGSPQQPGVPSAGEQQRLLLRRLHDDCALARRAVRAAVGTR; encoded by the coding sequence ATGTACACAGCATCGTCCTCCGTGTCAGCCCCGCCCCGACCGCACCGTCATCTGGTGACGGGCGGCGGACCGTACCTCGACCCCTCGCACGCCGCTCCGGCGGCGCTCGGCGCCGGCCGGGCCGCACGCCGGCCCGGCGCGGGCGTCCAACCGCTCAGCGGGAGGATCGACTTGTCCGGTCCGCAGGGCGCGCAGCTGCGGATGGCCATCGCCTCGGTGCACCGCATCTGTCCCGAGTTCAATCCGGTACAGGTGCTGCGGCGCAGCGGCCGGTCCGTCCTGCTCGTCGGATCGACCGGGCGCGCCACGGCGGTCGCCAAGTGCCTGCTGGACCACTCGCCCGTCTGGGCCGAGCGGTTCAGGCACGAAATAGCGGTCTACCGCGCGTTCGTCCGGCACCGCCCACCGGTGCGGGTGCCGCGGCTGATCGCCGCGGACCCCGACAACTGCACCCTGGTGATCGAGCGGATGCCCGGACGAGCGGCGGCGCTGTCCCGCCACCCGGTCGAGGCTCCGCCCCGCGCGGACGTCCGGGCGGCTCTCGGGGCGATCGGCCGGGTCAACGCCTGGCGGCCCCCGGCCGAGATGTTCACCCGGCCGCTGGAGTACGCGCCGCGGATCGCCCGCTACCACGAGCTCGGGCTCTTCACCGACCGGGATCTGAGCGACCTCCAGAAGCTGCTGCACGGTCTGGCCCACTCGGGCCGCCCGGTCGCGTGGCAGTTCTCGCACGGCGAGGCGCTGCTGACGAACATCCTGCTGTCGCCCGCGGGTCCGGTGCTCGTCGACTGGGAGCACGCCGGCTGGTACCTGCCGGGGTACGACCTGGCGACGCTGTGGGCGGTCCTCGGGGACGCCCCGGTGGCCCGGCGGCAGATCAGCCAGGCGGCCCAGGCGTCCGGCCCGGCCGCGCGGGACGCCTTCCTGGTGAACCTGATGCTCGTACTGACGCGGGAGATCCGGACGTACGAGACGGCCGTGCAGCGCACCATGCGCGAGTCGGCGCCCTCGGGCGCGGGCTCGCCGCAGCAGCCGGGTGTGCCGTCGGCCGGGGAGCAGCAGCGCCTGCTGCTGCGCAGGCTGCACGACGACTGCGCCCTGGCGCGTCGGGCCGTGCGTGCGGCGGTCGGGACCCGCTGA
- a CDS encoding N-acetylmuramoyl-L-alanine amidase, with protein MTPHHRTRLALALTATGAFGLALLSPVAPAGAQERTAECPRVLKCDWIPAAYQQNGDPANKQAYGNYDIADRPSTNRIKYIVLHDTEEDYDGTIRIFQDPKRAVSAHYVVRSSDGHVAQMVKTKDVAWQAGNWYINTHSIGIEQEGVAVEGAKWYTPQMYRSTAALVRYLAAKYDIPLDRQHIIGHENVPPTTAGGTKNMHWDPGPYWDWNRFMAALGAPTHPTARPNSQLVTISPKFSANQQVFRDCEKNADLPVQGSSAVPLHTEPSATAPLFADPGLHAPGESGTNCANDWGSKISATQQAVVAERREGWTAIWWYGQKAWLRTPEHTRTTTPTAGYVVQPRAGLTEVPVYGVAYPEKSDYPADFTAPRVGTPLAYTIKAGQSYPGGGEAPSGYFYAPTIDSSRPYDHTYFPGTAKYVTVQIGHRIAVVRAADVDVVRVR; from the coding sequence ATGACACCCCATCACAGGACCAGGCTCGCACTCGCGCTGACCGCCACCGGGGCCTTCGGCCTCGCCCTGCTCTCCCCCGTGGCACCGGCAGGCGCACAGGAGCGCACCGCCGAGTGCCCGCGCGTGCTGAAGTGCGACTGGATCCCGGCGGCCTACCAGCAGAACGGCGATCCGGCCAACAAACAGGCGTACGGGAACTACGACATCGCCGACCGGCCGTCCACCAACCGGATCAAGTACATCGTCCTCCATGACACCGAAGAGGACTACGACGGCACGATCAGAATCTTCCAGGATCCCAAGAGAGCCGTCTCCGCCCACTACGTCGTGCGCTCCTCGGACGGCCATGTGGCGCAGATGGTGAAGACCAAGGACGTGGCCTGGCAGGCCGGGAACTGGTATATCAACACGCACTCCATCGGCATCGAGCAGGAGGGCGTCGCCGTCGAGGGCGCCAAGTGGTACACGCCGCAGATGTACCGGTCCACGGCCGCCCTGGTGCGCTATCTCGCGGCCAAGTACGACATCCCCCTGGACCGCCAGCACATCATCGGCCACGAGAACGTACCGCCGACCACGGCCGGGGGCACCAAGAACATGCACTGGGACCCGGGCCCGTACTGGGACTGGAACCGGTTCATGGCCGCGCTCGGCGCCCCCACCCACCCCACCGCACGGCCCAACAGCCAACTGGTCACCATCAGCCCCAAGTTCTCCGCCAACCAGCAGGTGTTCCGGGACTGCGAGAAGAACGCCGACCTGCCCGTCCAGGGCAGCAGCGCCGTCCCCCTGCACACCGAACCCTCCGCCACGGCCCCGCTGTTCGCCGACCCCGGCCTGCACGCCCCCGGGGAGAGCGGCACCAACTGCGCCAACGACTGGGGCAGCAAGATCAGCGCCACCCAGCAGGCCGTGGTGGCCGAGCGCAGAGAGGGCTGGACGGCGATCTGGTGGTACGGCCAGAAGGCCTGGCTCCGGACTCCCGAGCACACCCGCACCACCACACCGACGGCCGGCTACGTCGTACAGCCGAGGGCGGGCCTGACGGAGGTGCCGGTGTACGGCGTCGCCTACCCCGAGAAGTCCGACTACCCGGCCGACTTCACCGCTCCCCGCGTCGGCACCCCGCTCGCGTACACCATCAAGGCGGGCCAGTCCTACCCGGGCGGCGGCGAGGCGCCCAGCGGCTACTTCTACGCGCCGACCATCGACTCGTCCCGCCCGTACGACCACACGTACTTCCCCGGCACGGCGAAGTACGTCACCGTGCAGATCGGCCACCGCATCGCCGTGGTGCGGGCCGCCGACGTCGACGTCGTACGGGTGCGCTGA